The following DNA comes from Candidatus Methylomirabilota bacterium.
TCGACTTGGGGGCCAGGGCCAGGTAGAGGGTGGCCTGGGCCAGCGCCAGCTCTCCCTCCGGCGTGCCGAGGAACTCGTAGGCGTCCCTGGCGGCCAGGGTCAGCGTCAGCGCCGCGGGATCGGCGTTGCCGACGTCCTCGGAGGCGAAGCGCACCAGCCGCCGCGCGACGTAGAGGGGATCCTCGCCCGACTCCAGCATACGCGTCATCCAGTAGAGTGCCGCGTCGGGATCCGAATCGCGGAGCGATTTGTGCAGCGCGGAGATCAGGTTGAAGTGCTCCTCGCCGGCCTTGTCGTAGAGCAGCGTCTTCTTCTGGGCGGCCTCCTGGATCGCCCGCTCGGTGATGCGAGGCCGGCCCTGCCCGTCGCGGCTGGCCAGTGTCACGGCCAGCTCCAGGATGTTGAGGGCGGCCCGGGCATCGCCGTTGGCCAGGCGCGCGATCAGGCGCCGGGCCTCGGCGTCCACGACGGCGCCGAGGGCGCCCAGGCCGCGGTCCCGGTCCGTGAGCGCGCGCTCCAGGAGCGCCTGCAGCTCCTCCTCGCCGAGCCCGTGCAGGACGTAGACGCGGCAGCGCGAGAGCAGCGCGGCGTTCACCTCGAACGAGGGGTTCTCGGTGGTGGCGCCGACGAACAGGATCGTGCCCTTCTCGACGTGGGGCAGGAAGGCGTCCTGCTGGGCCCGGTTGAAACGGTGGATCTCGTCCACGAAGAGGACGGTGCCCTGGCCGCGGCGCGCCCGCTCCTCACTGGCCTCGGCGATGACCTGGCGGATCTCCTTGACGCCGGACAGCACGGCCGAGAAGGCCACGAAGCGGGCGCCCGTCGCCCGGGCCATGAGGCCGGCCAGCGTGGTCTTGCCCGAGCCGGGCGGGCCCCAGAGGATCATCGAGTGCAGCTCGCCCTGCTCCAGCGCGGCGCGCAGCACCCGGCCGGGGCCCAGCAGGTGGTCCTGGCCCACGACCTCGTCGAGCGTGCGCGGTCTCATCCGATCCGCGAGCGGGGCTGCGGGCGCTGGCCCTGACGCGCCTGGCTGGCCAGGCTCCGCGCGGTCGAACAGCTCCATCTAGTCGGAGGGAACCTCGCGGGCGGAGTAGGTGGTGAGCCAGCCGGGCAGCGCGGCCAGGTCTCTGAGCGAGGCCAGCGTGCTCACGCCCCGGCGCGCCAGCTCGGCCGGGTCGGCGCGGTAGGCGACGAAGGGCACGCCCGCCGCGGCGGCGGCCAACCCATCCACCCAGGAGTCGCCCACCACGAGGCCGTGGTCGGGGGCCAGGCGCTTGGCGATCACCCGCCAGCCGTCGGGATCCGGCTTGAGCGCTCCCATGTCGTCGCGGGTGACGACGACGTCGAGGTATGGCAACAGCCCGAACCGCTCGAGCGCGGTCAGGCTGATCGCGCGGGCGTTGTTGGTCCACACCGCCGTGCTCCAGCCGGCGGCGCGGCTGCCCTGCAGCGCCTCGTACGCGCCCGGCTCCAGCGCGGCGTCGTTCAGCGCCCGGCGCTCGTGGTCGAGCGCGACGCCCCACAGCGCCTCCTCCAGCGCGGGCGCCAGGCGGCGGCAATAGGCGAGGAGCTCACCGACCCGGTATCGTTCCCCGCGCGCGGGCAGCGGGCCGTGACAGGAT
Coding sequences within:
- a CDS encoding replication-associated recombination protein A encodes the protein MRPRTLDEVVGQDHLLGPGRVLRAALEQGELHSMILWGPPGSGKTTLAGLMARATGARFVAFSAVLSGVKEIRQVIAEASEERARRGQGTVLFVDEIHRFNRAQQDAFLPHVEKGTILFVGATTENPSFEVNAALLSRCRVYVLHGLGEEELQALLERALTDRDRGLGALGAVVDAEARRLIARLANGDARAALNILELAVTLASRDGQGRPRITERAIQEAAQKKTLLYDKAGEEHFNLISALHKSLRDSDPDAALYWMTRMLESGEDPLYVARRLVRFASEDVGNADPAALTLTLAARDAYEFLGTPEGELALAQATLYLALAPKSNAVYLAFGRAKEDVAERPSEPVPLHLRNAPTPLMRELGYARNYQYAHDAPEARVEQEHLPAALRERQYYQPTNRGLEADLRRRLEEWRRWRAERRASRTE
- a CDS encoding HAD-IA family hydrolase codes for the protein MRVCVFDLDHTLVRSPLDLAAMALDMRAVLESCHGPLPARGERYRVGELLAYCRRLAPALEEALWGVALDHERRALNDAALEPGAYEALQGSRAAGWSTAVWTNNARAISLTALERFGLLPYLDVVVTRDDMGALKPDPDGWRVIAKRLAPDHGLVVGDSWVDGLAAAAAGVPFVAYRADPAELARRGVSTLASLRDLAALPGWLTTYSAREVPSD